The genomic DNA tgttttcatttcatacaaAAAACCATGTACAGGTTGGGGGTGTGGGGACAATGACCTATTTGAGCTCGAAAAAACAccataagaaaaaataaatatcatcaaCAGGAGTGGTGTGTGGCTCATTGCAGCCACCAGGAGCTGTGTGCTTAAACCTCAGTGGAGACCACCAGCCTGTCCACGTCAAACGACGAaggcagtttgttttttttgtttgaatgtgtgagAATGTTCCCATGTTTAATGCTGAAGAACTACAAAGAAGTCAATGagcaaaacattaacataagAGTGTCACCCACATCACccctacacacactcactcacacacgcgcacacacacacacatacacagagaaagCATTGCATAACGTAACAAACATATATCTATCAATAAGACAGGCTTTAGAGGCCCGTGTGTGAGGAGTGTCCATCACCATTATCATCTCATTGGCGAATAATAACAGGCCTTTAAGGCCAGATATTGAGGGCAAAAGTCTCCATATAGGGGATAAtctttttatacattaaaaaaaatataacatgaaAAATTATGACGCACTGCAAGCGCTCACTTATCAAAAACGTAAACAAAATTTTGAGACGCTTgcattttgcattgtttttttgtttgttttggaatAAAACTtgaagaaatattttaatagtttgCCCTCATCAATCAAAGCTCAAGCAATATGATATTAAATTTTAATGTTTGACATTAGCATAGCATCTGGCTGATGGCAGGTGCCTCGACATAATGTGTTTACCATTATGTGGGTGAGGACTTGTGCTGCACATACagctctgtcttctttttcctcttttctttaacTTCAGAATCTGAAGATATTTATTCTCCAAAACTGAGTTGGTTTGTATGACCGGCTTTAGTAgtgcttatttaaaaaaggtgaattattttctttacatgTGCTGAAAATAaacggacggaaggaaggagggaagggaggatggTGTTTCAAGAGGTCAAAAGGAAGATGAGCTGCAAAGAGGGCTACTTTGGGTACAAACAATCTTCTGTTTAGAAATTTGTCCTCTATTGAGGTTTTGACCggtagaaaaaaatcatttaggCTCTTCACCAGTCGTCTGTGGGTTATTTTGGTctctgctgcaaaaaaaaaaacatgcctcTCGTGACTTGCAGAGTTTGACAGAGTGGCGAGGTGGAGGAGCAAGAAGTTTAGGTGTCCATGCTTTAATGACATACGACAGAAAACATCCAAAGCCCCACGTTATTCAACAGTTCACCTGCTCCACATATAAAAGACTTTTTCTTCTCAGTCATTCAGTCTTTAGGGGGGTTTTTTTGGGTCACCGGCTGATGTCCCGGTTGCCCTCCCAGTTCTTGCTGCCTGCCGCCTCGCCAATCCCCCCGCTCTCAAAGAAAGGGTGCTTTAGGGAGTCGGCCAGCACCAGCCTCTTGGAAGGTTCATATTCCAACATACTTTCGATGAGGTCAAATAACTGGTGGTGCTCCTCCGCCTCCGACAGCAGGTACCGCTGGCAAGatacaaaacaaagacatgaaGAAGAATATTCAGAACACGAAGAAAAGAACAATAAACACCACTTTTCCTTCAGTACAGCACAGTTTTCACTTTTTCCACTACCCAGTGCTGCTCTTACCCGTAAAGGTTTGCAGTTTTCTCTGACGTATTTCCCCGCTGACGAGCTCTCGTCCCAGTCCAGGCGGCCCCGATAGAAATACTTCTGCTTCCTGAGAGTAGAGAGGGATCCGTGTGAGCAGCATtcaagtgtgtgcatgttgattTCTTCATAAAAAGGTGAATGCATGAGTGTGTCACGTTGAATTTTATCATtggttgtgtttatgtttttctcACCTCGTCTTACGAATCATCCTAGACGGCACTGGTCCCAGGATTCTCTCCATCATGGCCAAATGCTCCCTGTTGTCATGAGTCTGAAAGAAATTCAGATTGATTTAGAAAACATCATCCAACacgaaagagaaacaaagaaaagacaaaaaagaaagaggctTATTCGGAAGATGATCAGGGTTTAACTACAAGCTCTGCAGCTACACACAGTTTCAAGACAGTCAAAAGCTAACATAGCGCATTAATTTCTACGGGATTAACCACTGGATTTACTCCTTGCTGCTATGCACGCCATTAacacattctttctttctttctttggtgAGATATAGGCCAACATTTATCAAGCATCTCTGAGTAGGTAATCAGTCCTAATTGGgccctcattttttttaacttattttactaattattttattttatttattcagctcTATTTACTCACAAAACTACTCTGATCTCCAGGATAAAAGAGAGCTAAGCAGGTACACAGTTGGGCAggtggatgatggatggattttTTGATATTCTTTTTAATAAAGGCCCAGATCAACTGATTAACTATCTCTCCTACTTTCCATAGCCTCATATCCTCAGGCCTTAATGAAGTCACGCATCTTAGTTACAGCCAGCTGGTAGAAGTAGGCTGTTGTACCTGAAACAAGGTGAAGCCCAGGTAGTATTCAAACAGGATACAGCCAATGCTCCACACGTCACAAGGATGGCTCCAGCCCAGCtctgaagaacaaaaacatgtgaTGAATTATTGAAAACACCAAGACCAATGCGTCCAATACAGAGAGTACTCCAGGCTGAGGTTAACGCTGACGCATTATTTTGCAAATGACTCAGTGCTGTAGCtaaatttttctttttgcttgtaCTCCTCAAAATAACCCAGACCCAATTAATCTCAATACCTATTTCTCCCTGACAGTGacttgctgttgttgctgcaacTGTTGTCTAATTTACgtgaattttattgtattgtaggAATGCTGAGCTTAATCGATACAAACAGCCTGTTTCAACAAGAAGTTGCAggtaaatgtttgatttacagaaatgtagaaaaaacaacTGAGCTGTGCCAAATGAAACAGGTACAGCTGTTAATCTCCAAGCTGATTTTAAATATAAGGACATCAAATAGAACTTAGGGAGTATTATCATACTCGTCATGTCTCTTCTAAAATGTAGTGGGATTTTTTTGGCCTCACCTAGTATAACCTCGGGGGCACGGTAATGCCGCGTCGACACAATGGTGCTGTGATGCTCGTGGTCAAATGTAGCACTACCAAAGTCCACCACACGTACTGCTGTGCTCTTAACCGTCCTCTCTTCTCGCTTctgcaagaaagaaaaatcacaaatttggAGCTTAAATTAATTTCTCTATAAATTATTATGCAAATGATGTCTGGAAGCAGCATGTGTGCTGCATAGAGAGAGCATTGTTTCCCCTGGTATTTCATATTTACTCAGATCTCAAAGCAAAAAACAGTGACAAAATTTTCCTCCATCTGCATGGTCAGTATCAAAGTGgtcaaaaaggttttttaactAAACCTGCCACTAACATTTGTAGACAAAGATAATGTTTCCTCCGTGTTTTTCTTGCAATCTGCTTTAACTTACCTTCTCTACATTGTACGACATTGTGAAGTCTGAGTTGACGAAAAGGATGTTTTCAGGcttcaggtctgtgtgtgtcagcttaCTGTCATGGAGAACTGTgaagagataaaaaaacatgttatgagTTATTGTTTCTTTGCTCTTTCACATACAATAAATTACATTCAAAGCTACTTTTAGGTTGGATAAGAATATTATTCACACGTAATACTAATAGttacaatataaatactgaTAAGATACATATAAtccaataaataatcaaattagaGCATTTGGAATAGGAAAAATCAACAAACTACACGTAGATACTGACATTTGGGACAAAATTCAGGACATACTTCTTTGTTTTGCTCCTGAGAGGCTTGATTGATTAATAGTCACAACAAATCTTTGGACCTATAATGCCATCATGTGGCTACACAGTGTATAAACCACAAACAACAGAGGCTTTCATTCCTGCCAACCCACATGTAAGCATCTGTTTGTTGGGATGCTACACTTAAATTAGACGTGTTCAGACCAAGTGCTTTATGACAGAAAGCGGACAAACAAATTCATTTCCCTACTCTTTCAACTTTCTTTCTTAAGTATTGAAATCAAATAAGAGgacttaaaaaaataacttacaTTTCACAGCGAGACAGACTTGGTAGGCCATGTGTCTGACGTGACCAATAGAGTAGGGCAGGTAGTTGTTTTCCTTTAGAAAGTCGAAGGTGCTGAGAGCTAACAGCTCGAAGGAGAGACACATGTGACCGTGGTAGTCAAACCAGTCATACATCTGCACACACAGGCTGAAAGGTAAACAGAGTACAGCAGGTTGGAAAATGTAACACTGCTTCACTGCAGTTAAACCAAAAGGTTTTAAGGGTCAGTCGGTGTCAGTATTGGTAGATTGAGCCTTAGCAGTGAGGACTAGGGCAGTTCACAGTTTTTAGACCGTGGACATGATCTTAATTTGACTGCCGCACCACAATACTCAGCCACAACTCACAATTTATTGTCAGGGTCCTTCTCGTTGATCTTCTCTAGTACGTTGATCTCCAGGCGAGCTGCTTCCTTGTATTTCTCCACATTTTTGATAATTTTCAGAGCAACATGAGCTCCTCCCCTGTTACAAATAAGAGAAAGTATTCAGTAAAACAAAGGttttaaaacaccaaaaatgCTTTACATGTATTGTATGTAAACCACACTTATAGATGAGTTTCATACAGAAACACCCGAGTGTAACACCACAGTGACATTAACATATATTAGGGtaggtatctttattgatctcCAAAGGATAAATTCAAAATAGGCCCTTACCCTGCCCCTGAAAATTTGCTTCACGTACATTTCTGATAGAAGAATTTTAACTGATTGAAAACAGTAATACAGCACTAATCAATGGTAAGTTCTCATTGGCTCAACACTAGTATGACATAAAACACACTTGTTTCTATACATTTCAGTGAATTGTGGGTCTTGGAAATAAGCCCTCAGAGACTGACaactcttgttttgttttttcatcttcacACACACCTGCGATGGTCAATGCACTGCATCACCCTCCCGAAGGTGCCTTCCCCCAAAGTGCTGACAATCTCATctgcaacacaacacagagagacaaggaaaagagagggagagcggGGACAGAAAGAACAGGAGAATTAGACATGTGGACTTCAGCGGCAATACATAATGCAAAAGTGTAGACAGGCGTATCAATGCTAGCGCCCATCCCCTTTTCAAATGGCTGCCTATTCAATCTGGGCAGGCTCGAAACACTTTGATGTAATCTATCACGATAACTGAACGCACTACGATACATGTGACGAAATAAGGGGGCAAATGTAAAGCGCTCCCTTTCTTTTTGATGACCAATTTGCAGCCATCGAAAATGAGGGCACACCCCTCATTGAAAAATGATCAGTATTCCTACTAAACAATGCATGATCCTAACAATgctaaaagttaaataaaatgtttataaattCAGTgtctacagtatatgtgtgtgtgctggttgcACTAGTCTTAAtgaaaaaagactaaataagTGATGCAGTTATGTgtccacttaaaaaaaaaaaaacataagaaaaccCCTAAAAACCGTCTTAATGGAAAAATGACTAGCTTAAGTTACAGATTTAAAACTGTAACTGTGTTTTTAACTAAAAACGCATCAGAGACAAACAGCTGCAAATGAGATTCTATGTTTTAGAAAAGTCAAGTAACCTGTGAAACATAGAAAATGCTCCACATCTTAAAATCCTAGAACAAAAGCACGAGGTATCTAAAGTCCCTCTCAAAATCTTCAACATTCTTGCAATCCACCCTGCTATTTCAGCTAGAGCGAAGAGCATTCTAGCAAGGCATCATCATCAGGCACTCCCATGTCATGTAAATGCTCTATGCTTTAATACTCATATGGAGAAGGGTTACGATAGAGTAGTGGCAGTGAGTACATCTCTCTTGCAGGACGTCCCCACTCCGACAGATCAGGTGCCCTTCCTCGTCGTCCCTCACACTCACTGCCCGCGTCCGGCTGTTGCTCCGCTGTATTCACACCCAAACCGCCATCAGCAGGTCACGACACGACCGAAGGGAACAGGGGAGTTTTCAGGGGCAGCCGCAGCCATGGCGTCAGGCGGTACAGGTAGacgaggagggaggaggagggtggtgttggtggtagttgatgttgttgtggttgtagGTAGGTTTGGTGGTCATGGGGCGATTCACGCATGACACCACGTGAAGGAAATATATAACGATAGGGATATAGTGCAAGGGAACAAGTCAAAGATCACATGTtgtcctctgctcctctccccCCTCTACCTTTAAACCACAGCTGCTTACAAACAAGGAAGCAACTGGCATATCCATTCATCAACGCAAAAACTAGTTAAAGACAGTAATATAACTAATTCAAAGCTTATCAGGTTGACTTTTCAGGATaaacaaaatggaaaataaaaaggagaagaCCATATGTAATTAAGCAGGAAATATTTAAAagatattacattataaattcAACCACCATCTCACCTAAAACTATACTACCCAACATATAAGTGCGGTGATAACCCACTCACAGCTGCATTTGAATAAATCTAAGACATTTCAAATGCCATTATATCCATACAAAAATCTTCATTCACTTAAAATCTAAATTTTGCATGGTGTTTGGtagaacattttcacttttcagcCTACCTGCACTCAAGTTTACAAGTAGCTGCCCAACTACTAGAACAGGCATTAAGGCCTTTTTAAACTGTCAATATAAATtgtaaatatactaaatataactTAATGAAAGGTAAGGCCACAGATTTAAATGTGACTGGgtgtaattaaaaaagaaaacattaagaaagtGGTGGTGAGGGTGTCTTTGAAGAGCAGCAAGAATTAGTGGTTGATCGTTAATAAACTactagaaaaatgtgtttgcataaaaatgaaaatgctctcccaaaaaaaaaatctatttaagtAAAACCCActtaaacaaaaagaaaaaacaaaatccctctgacagacaaaaaaacaaacaaaaaaaatcataaagatTGTACTACTTACCAAGTCCAGGagctgtgaaaaacaaatggttaaagaaagaaagagacagaaagagctGAGCGGAGGAGAGAGACGGAAGGAAACAGGATGAGGAGAGTTAAAACACAATCTCGGGTCTGGCTGTACTCACCGAGGAGGATGGGCTATAGGACCTGGTTCTACGCCGCCTTCGTTTGTGCTTACGCCTGCTGCCTTTCCGCCGGTACGACTCGTCCCGATCACGCTCCCTTTCGCGGCCGCGACGGTAGTCGTACATGCTCGGGGTGAAGTCGCGTGGATAGTAACTCTCGGCTGCTCCATGTGGCTCCCTTTCTCTGTCGCGGTCTCGATCTCGGCTCTGATCCAAGCGTCTGGATCCCTCGCAGTATCTTCGGTCAAATGGTCGGTGCTCCGTCGACCGATTGTCATAGCTTCGACTGAATCAGAGGACAGAGGCATGCTTTGAAGTCTAATAACCAACTGAGACTTAGACAAAACTAACTGAAGAACCAAATAAAATACTTTGAGAGTGTGcaattgtttgacattttgctgAGAGGCAAATGTTaaatacaaacatgcaaacTAAAGAAccacataaataaattaaactaagcatacacccacacacacacatacctccTTGAGCGTACAAAActtccttcctgtctgtgtccCCGTCCCCTTCTGTCTcgatctctgtctctgtcactaCTTGATGAGTAGGTAGGTGATCTTCTGTGCCGGTGTCGTcgccctctgtctctgtctctgtagcGGTCTTGGTAGCTGCTTCGACTGTCTCTGTCCGAAGACGAGTACCGTCTCGTGTGAGGCATCTGTGTGgaaattgaattttaaaaaaacataaagttcATGACATTAATTTGGACTTAAAAACCACTGGAATTACTGTTTTGTTAGTTATCAGAGTTACATGTCAGAGTTAACAGCTATCCACTATAGAGCACTTAATAGTGATTTATGAGAGTCATTTGAAGGAGTGGCAGCTgacaaaaatgtgatgaaaagatAACACACTAGATTACTTGGAGCAATTAAGTGTTTTGGGACTGACTCCTGCTTTCTTCAAAAGCCACAGGTGCTGATTAAATAATAGCAGCTTAGTAACATTTGGTAGAAACGTGGTTGTGTAGGGAGGCCTTCATGTAGATATGaaccacagaaacacacagttcAACACTTTTCGAGCAACAAGATACAACTTGAAGCCACTTAATctaaaaaaatgcagcaaaacagattaacaaaatataaaagcatgcttggaaatgtgttaaaatagtgATTAAATGCAGGGGGTGTATTAATAACCCTGTTGCATGACCCTAATCAACTATTTACGACCCACCACTGCTTAGACTAATCACAGCGGTGCTGAAAGctaatgacaacaacaaacaaacaagagttCATATACACGATTAAAGCTAACGTTATGTTACTTAGCAACCACTACAAGATTCGAGTGGCTAGATTCATAACACAACAACATCCCAAGTTCATAAAAtgctcatgtttttcttttctttttttctctctccttcgcCTTAATGTTAACGTTAAGACGATGCAACACTGGCGTTTAGCAAAGCAAACAATGTTACAACAAACACTTAATAGTAAAGAAACATCTCATGTACAAGCAGCAGTAATATTAACAGTACGTGTATCTTTAATCACGAACTATTGCATCGACGTCTTCTTTAGCTGTTAGCATGCTCGGCTAACAGCATTAGCTAATGTAAATAATTTGACCGCCATCTTAGCTTTAGCTGCGTTCATCGGGCTACAAGCAGCTGCTAGCATGTACCCGCCGTGCTAACCCcctgttaaatgttaatgtggGCTCTTCATTTATACTACATACATGACATGACATTTACCGTTTTAGCAGCGAGGCCAGTACGTTTATCCCACAAAAAATCCGTGGTGGCGTTCCagttttctttatatatatatcctgGTGCTAACTCAGTTTTT from Scomber scombrus chromosome 16, fScoSco1.1, whole genome shotgun sequence includes the following:
- the clk2a gene encoding dual specificity protein kinase CLK2 isoform X1, whose amino-acid sequence is MPHTRRYSSSDRDSRSSYQDRYRDRDRGRRHRHRRSPTYSSSSDRDRDRDRRGRGHRQEGSFVRSRSRSYDNRSTEHRPFDRRYCEGSRRLDQSRDRDRDREREPHGAAESYYPRDFTPSMYDYRRGRERERDRDESYRRKGSRRKHKRRRRRTRSYSPSSSRSNSRTRAVSVRDDEEGHLICRSGDVLQERYEIVSTLGEGTFGRVMQCIDHRRGGAHVALKIIKNVEKYKEAARLEINVLEKINEKDPDNKFLCVQMYDWFDYHGHMCLSFELLALSTFDFLKENNYLPYSIGHVRHMAYQVCLAVKFLHDSKLTHTDLKPENILFVNSDFTMSYNVEKKREERTVKSTAVRVVDFGSATFDHEHHSTIVSTRHYRAPEVILELGWSHPCDVWSIGCILFEYYLGFTLFQTHDNREHLAMMERILGPVPSRMIRKTRKQKYFYRGRLDWDESSSAGKYVRENCKPLRRYLLSEAEEHHQLFDLIESMLEYEPSKRLVLADSLKHPFFESGGIGEAAGSKNWEGNRDISR
- the clk2a gene encoding dual specificity protein kinase CLK2 isoform X2, whose translation is MQCIDHRRGGAHVALKIIKNVEKYKEAARLEINVLEKINEKDPDNKFLCVQMYDWFDYHGHMCLSFELLALSTFDFLKENNYLPYSIGHVRHMAYQVCLAVKFLHDSKLTHTDLKPENILFVNSDFTMSYNVEKKREERTVKSTAVRVVDFGSATFDHEHHSTIVSTRHYRAPEVILELGWSHPCDVWSIGCILFEYYLGFTLFQTHDNREHLAMMERILGPVPSRMIRKTRKQKYFYRGRLDWDESSSAGKYVRENCKPLRRYLLSEAEEHHQLFDLIESMLEYEPSKRLVLADSLKHPFFESGGIGEAAGSKNWEGNRDISR